The genomic region AAGACGGTGGAGATTCCGGTCCGGGTCAGCGTGGTCGGCGACCTGCAGTACGTGCGCAGCGTCCACTTCGGGAAGTCCCCGAAGACCGGGTTCTCGGAGCGCGAGGTGCGCCTGAGCTCGCGCGCGGGCAAGAACTTGAAGATCAAGAAGGTCGAGGACCCGGACGGCCTCCTGAAGATCGAGGTCACGACGCCCGAGGGGAACCCGGCCGTGTTCAAGGCGACCGTGGCCGCCCCGGAGGGGGACTTCTCCAAGCCGGGCTCCCACGTGCTCAAGGTGCACACGAACGACCCGGACGAGCCGATCGTCGAGATCTCCTACATGATCACGCTGCGCCCGATGAGCCGCTCCAATGCCGCGAGGGGCGAGCGCGGCTTAGGGGCGCTGCCGCGTATGGACGCGATCGTCCAGCCCAACGCCGCGGGCAAGGCCGGCGGCGGATCACCCGCCGACAAGGCCCCCGAGAAGCAGCCCGAGTAGGGATCGACGCGCCCCGTCGGCGCGCCCTATCGACGAGCACGCACAGTCCCTGCCTCCCCGCGTGGGGAGCAGCTGGGGCTCGGCCCCGGGGCCGGCGTCTTCGAGCGGCTCGGGTTCGGTCTCTTCGCCGAGCGTGATCGTCCGGCGCGCGACGTCCGCGGCGCCGAGCTCCGATCGCACGATGACGGAGATCTCGAACTCCCCCTCGTCCGCCGCGTACTCGTGGTACGCGCGGGGCTCGACGGACGAGAGCGGGACCGAGCCGTCGCCGAAGTCGTAGACGAACTCGACCGGGAGATCGCCGGTCGTCGAGACGTCGACGATCGCGTACCGGCCGACCTGGGCCACCTCGAGCGCCGCGTCGATCCGCTCGTTCACCCACTCGTAGAGCGCCTCGAACAGCGCCTGCCGGCCCGGGGCCGGCCCGTCGGGATCCGCCACCCGCTCCAGCCCGAACCCGAGCAGGACGGCGCGCGTGGCGAGCGCCTCGATCTCGGGATAGAAGCCGTAGCCCGAGAACGGATCGAACACCGCGCCGACCGCCCCCTGCCCTCCCTCGAAGGCCGGCGCGTCCATGACCAGCGCGGTGCGCGTGAAGACCGCCGGCAGGCCGGGGCCGAGGACCGGCGTCGTCTCGCCGAGGAAGACGAGGTTGCCGGTGCCGCCGCTGTCCGGGCCGATGTCGAAAGGGGCGTCGCCGAGCGGCAGGACGCCGGGGACGGGGCGCACGAGGTACTCGTCGAGCTGGACGAGCTCCGAGGTGTACGGGTCGTAGAGCGGGTACGTCGTCGCGGTCTTCGAGCCGAGCAGGCCGAAGATCCGCTGGTGCCCGTTGCCGCGGAGCGGTCCCTGCCCCGCGAGGATCGCGCGGCCGCCCTTGCGCAGGTACGTCGAGAGCACATCGAGCGTGCGCTTCCCGAGCGTTCCCGCGCTCTCCGTCTGATCGTCTCCGGAGAACGCGAGCACGACCTCGTACTCGAGCAGCCCGGCGAGGGCCGGCGCGGCATTCCACTGCACGATGCGGTAGACGTCGTAGTCCAGCCCCATCCGCTCGGCGAGCGCCGCGTACGCATCGGCGAGGCCGGTCTGGCCGACCGGCAGGAACGAGAGATCGAGGAGGAGGAGATCGTGCTTCACGGGCGGCACGACGCGGTAGTGGTACGGAACCCAGAGCACGGTCTTCGAGGCGCTCACCGCGACGTAACCTGTGTACTCGCCGGCCGGCGTGCCCTGCGGCACGTCGACCCGGAGCTCGATCGACGTGCCGGGGTCGACCTCGGCGCCATCGGCGGGCGAGGTCGATGCCGGATGCTCCGCGCTCGACTGGATCCACGCGAGCGAGAGCGGATCGTCCCCGAGACCGCCCTTCACGATCTCGACGCCGGCCGCGAGCCACTGCCCGGCCCGGCACTCTCCGAAGGAGATCGCCGGCGGCAACGCGCGCAGCCCGGCGTCCGCGACGCCCGCGAGCTCCAGGTACCCCGCGCCGCGGTCGATAGGTCTCGTGATGTCGAACGCGCTCGCCGGCGTCTCGGCCGCGGCGGCGAGGAGCGACGCGACGTCCGCCGGCGCGAGGGCCGGATCCAGCTGCCGGACGAGCGCGGCCGCGCCCGCGACGTGCGGCGTCGCCATGGACGTGCCGGACATGACCTGCCAGGGCCTCGGGGGCGAGCCGACCCCGGCTGCGCTCGAGGAGAGGATGCTCACGCCCGGGGCCGCGATCTCCGGCTTGAGCGCCGGCGCGTCCGTGGGCCCGCGCCCCGAGGAGCCGGCCATGCGCCACGCGTTCTCCGGCCTGTAGAACGGCGCGTCCGTGTCCTCGATCACGACCTCGACCCCGGGGTGGTGTGTGGCGAACGCGTCGAGCAGCGTGCCCTCGGGGTTGCCGATCTGCACGGCCGGGATCTCGACCTCCACCCCGCCCATCGTGACCGGGAGCGCCCCAGGAACGTTGTTGTAAACGATCACGGCGATCGCCCCGGCCGCCATCGCGTTCTCCACCTTGATCGAGAACGTGCACGTGCCCCGCCGGATGAGCGCGATCGCGCCGACGAGCGCGCCCTCCGGGTACGGGCTGCAGCCGAGCGGCGAGTCGTCCGCGGCGACGGACTGCGCGGGGACGAGCGCCGCCGGGCCGACCGGGGCGCCCTCGAACGAGGGGCTGATGCTCCCGACCAGGGCGAGCATCGACTCGAGCGGCGACGGGACGGGTTGCGGCCCCACGACCCGCGCGACGCCGCCGTAGTCCCAGCCGGTCGCGAACGAGCCCACCGTGAGAGCGTCGGGGATGGTGCCGGGGTAGGAGATCGTGCCGGCGCCGTCGCCCTCGTTGCCCGCCGCGAAGACGACGACCGCCCCGGCCTCGATCGCCGCACGGTAGACCTGCTCCGAGGGCGTGCCGGGCAGGAGGACGTCCGGGCCGCCCCACGAGCACGAGATGACGTCCGCGCCGTCGGCGACCGCGTCCTCGAACGCGGCCATGAGCTCGACGTCGTAGGCGCCGGACTGCCCCGAAACGGAGTTGTAGAACACCTTGTAGTTCATCAGGCGCGCCCGCGGCGCCACGCCGTTCAGGATCATCGGAGCGCCGGCGATCTCGAACGCCGTCGTGAGGTTGCCGGCGGAGATCCCCGCGCAGTGCGAGCCGTGGCCGCGGTGGTCGTCCGGATCCGCGGAGTCAACGGTCGTGTCGACCGGATCCGCCTCCCGGAAGTAGGCCCGCGCCGCGATCACCTTGGCCGTCGTGAACGCGGCCTCGCCGAGCGGGTAGCCTGGCAGCACGGAGAACCCCGCCGGATCGAACATCGGGTTGTCGATGTCTATCCCGGTGTCGATGATCGCGACGTTCACGCCCTCTCCGGCGTCGTCGAGGCCGCCGACCTCGCACCAGAGCGCGTCGGCGTCGATCGCGTCGAGCGAGTGGGCGAGGCTCGGCGAGGCTCGGACCGTGTCCGCTGGCCGCACGCGCGCGACGCCCGGCATCCTCTCAAGCACGTCGGCGTCGACCCCGCTGACCGCCGCGCCGCTGTAAAGGACGCGGTAGGTCCGCTCGATTCGGGCGGCCGGCGCCGCCGCGGCGAGCGCCCTCGAGAAACGCTCCATGGCCGCATCGAGGCGCGCGAGGTGCGCCCGCGAGGCCCGGCTGCCGAGGTCCAAGCGCCCCCTCGGATCGCGGGGCACGGGCGCTTCCCGCGAACGCGCCGCGGCGACGAGCGAAGGCGTCTCGAGCTCGACGAAATGCCGCTGCGCCTCGGCGGGTCGCGCGAGGCCCGCGGACAGGACGGCTATCAGGAGCGGAAGTTGTCCTTTGATTGTCATGCGATTCGATGCGATATAATAGCACCTCCGCGGCCGTGTCGAGAAAGGACCTCTCGTGTCGGACATCATGTGGGCGCCCTGGA from Pseudomonadota bacterium harbors:
- a CDS encoding PKD domain-containing protein, which translates into the protein MDAPAFEGGQGAVGAVFDPFSGYGFYPEIEALATRAVLLGFGLERVADPDGPAPGRQALFEALYEWVNERIDAALEVAQVGRYAIVDVSTTGDLPVEFVYDFGDGSVPLSSVEPRAYHEYAADEGEFEISVIVRSELGAADVARRTITLGEETEPEPLEDAGPGAEPQLLPTRGGRDCACSSIGRADGARRSLLGLLLGGLVGG